One Streptomyces sp. CNQ-509 DNA window includes the following coding sequences:
- a CDS encoding aldehyde dehydrogenase family protein: MQAHDGMFIDGRWQPAAGDGVIEVVDPADEQVIATVPAGTAADVDAAVAAARAAFPRWAATPPADRAARVGALGDVLAARAEDIAATVTAELGAPLTFSRKVHAAVPVAVSASYARIGASYPYEEKAGTATVLHEPVGVVGAITPWNYPLHQIVAKAAPALAAGCTVVLKPAENTPLVARIFAEAVAAAGFPPGVLNVVTGYGAEAGRALVEHPGTDFLSFTGSTAVGRTVAAAAGAAVKPVALELGGKSANVILPGADLARAVSAGVANVMANSGQTCTAWTRMLVHRDAYDEALTLATTALTKYAPGDPRDPATRLGPVVSSVQRERVRGYIERGTAEGAVLLAGGPGAPEGRERGYYVRPTVFADVTPGMTIAQEEIFGPVLAIMPYEDEDDALRIANGTVYGLAGAVWAASDAEAAAFARRMETGTVVVNGGKFDPLAPFGGHKQSGIGRELGVAGLAEFLHTKSLQF, translated from the coding sequence ATGCAGGCTCACGACGGCATGTTCATCGACGGCCGCTGGCAGCCCGCCGCCGGCGACGGTGTCATCGAGGTCGTCGACCCCGCCGACGAGCAGGTCATCGCCACCGTGCCGGCCGGCACCGCGGCCGACGTGGACGCCGCCGTCGCCGCCGCCCGCGCCGCGTTCCCCCGCTGGGCGGCGACGCCGCCCGCCGACCGGGCCGCGCGCGTCGGGGCGCTCGGCGACGTGCTGGCCGCCCGGGCGGAGGACATCGCCGCGACGGTCACCGCGGAGCTGGGCGCGCCGCTGACGTTCAGCCGGAAGGTGCACGCCGCGGTGCCGGTCGCCGTCTCCGCCTCGTACGCGCGGATCGGCGCCTCGTACCCGTACGAGGAGAAGGCCGGGACCGCCACCGTCCTGCACGAGCCCGTGGGCGTCGTCGGCGCGATCACGCCGTGGAACTACCCGCTGCACCAGATCGTCGCCAAGGCCGCCCCCGCGCTCGCAGCCGGCTGCACCGTGGTCCTCAAGCCCGCGGAGAACACCCCGCTGGTCGCCCGGATCTTCGCCGAGGCCGTCGCCGCGGCCGGCTTCCCGCCCGGCGTCCTCAACGTCGTCACCGGGTACGGCGCCGAGGCCGGCCGGGCGCTGGTGGAGCACCCCGGCACCGACTTCCTGTCGTTCACCGGATCCACCGCCGTCGGGCGGACCGTCGCCGCGGCGGCGGGCGCGGCCGTCAAGCCCGTGGCGCTGGAGCTGGGCGGCAAGTCCGCGAACGTCATCCTGCCGGGCGCCGACCTCGCCAGGGCCGTCAGCGCCGGTGTCGCCAACGTCATGGCCAACTCCGGCCAGACCTGCACCGCCTGGACCCGGATGCTCGTCCACAGGGACGCGTACGACGAGGCGCTCACCCTCGCCACCACCGCCCTGACCAAGTACGCGCCCGGCGACCCCCGCGACCCCGCCACCCGCCTCGGGCCCGTCGTCAGCTCCGTACAGCGCGAGCGCGTCCGCGGCTACATCGAGCGCGGCACCGCAGAAGGCGCCGTGCTCCTCGCCGGCGGGCCCGGGGCGCCCGAGGGGCGCGAGCGCGGCTACTACGTCCGGCCCACCGTCTTCGCCGACGTCACCCCCGGCATGACCATCGCGCAGGAGGAGATCTTCGGTCCGGTGCTGGCGATCATGCCGTACGAGGACGAGGACGACGCCCTGCGCATCGCCAACGGCACGGTCTACGGCCTGGCCGGCGCCGTGTGGGCGGCCAGTGATGCGGAAGCGGCGGCGTTCGCGCGGCGGATGGAGACCGGGACGGTGGTCGTCAACGGCGGGAAGTTCGACCCGCTGGCGCCGTTCGGCGGCCACAAGCAGTCGGGTATCGGCCGCGAGCTGGGGGTGGCGGGGCTCGCGGAGTTCCTGCACACCAAGTCGCTGCAGTTCTGA
- a CDS encoding DUF4397 domain-containing protein: protein MKNSRSRKTAAAAAGACILSLAVAVPASAEGTAQKDTEVSVFHGVPGLTVDVFANGDELVPDFKPGTLTEPQPLAPGTYDIEVFPDGEGPDGEPAIQKSIEVPAGANATIAAHLNAQGDPTLTAFVNDTSKVPAGESRLTVRHVAAAPAVDVRADGKPVIEGLTNPNEKSLKVPAGTVSADVVLAGTDTVAIGPADLNLAEGTNTIVYAWGSAEDDNLALKTQTISGVDSAPRGASAGESGAMAGDNESAAVWFASGTTGAVAVAGLLASRRRRSRSN, encoded by the coding sequence ATGAAGAACTCGCGCAGCAGGAAGACCGCCGCTGCCGCCGCCGGTGCCTGCATATTGTCCCTGGCCGTGGCCGTCCCCGCCTCCGCAGAGGGCACGGCGCAGAAAGACACCGAGGTGTCCGTCTTCCACGGTGTTCCGGGCCTCACCGTCGACGTGTTCGCCAACGGGGACGAATTGGTCCCCGACTTCAAGCCCGGCACCCTGACCGAGCCGCAGCCGCTGGCTCCCGGCACCTACGACATCGAGGTCTTCCCCGACGGGGAGGGCCCCGACGGCGAACCCGCCATCCAGAAGAGCATCGAGGTCCCGGCCGGGGCGAACGCCACGATCGCGGCCCACCTCAACGCGCAGGGCGACCCCACGCTCACCGCGTTCGTCAACGACACCTCCAAGGTCCCGGCCGGCGAGTCGCGGCTGACCGTCCGCCATGTGGCTGCGGCACCCGCCGTGGACGTCCGCGCGGACGGCAAGCCGGTCATCGAGGGCCTGACCAACCCCAACGAGAAGTCGCTCAAGGTGCCCGCCGGCACGGTGAGCGCCGATGTCGTCCTGGCCGGGACGGACACCGTGGCCATCGGCCCCGCCGACCTCAACCTCGCCGAGGGCACCAACACCATCGTCTACGCCTGGGGCAGCGCCGAGGACGACAACCTGGCACTGAAGACGCAGACGATCAGCGGCGTGGATTCCGCACCGCGTGGTGCGAGCGCCGGTGAGAGCGGCGCGATGGCCGGCGACAACGAATCCGCCGCCGTCTGGTTCGCCTCGGGGACCACGGGTGCCGTCGCGGTTGCCGGTCTCCTGGCCTCCCGCCGCCGGCGCAGCAGGAGCAACTGA
- a CDS encoding Zn-dependent alcohol dehydrogenase encodes MTRAAVLPAIGSPLELADIDLPAPGAGHVRVRLAAAGVCHSDLSLANGTLRQPVPAVLGHEGAGTVVAVGEGVTGVAVGDEVVLNWAPSCGACHYCGLGEPWLCAAAGAAAAEPYATRDGAGLYPGLGTAAFAEETVVPARAVLPLPAGVPLADAALLGCAVLTGWGAVHHAAAVRAGESVAVFGAGGVGLAVLQAARIAGAGPLVAVDVSPAKEELARAAGATDFVLAAPGGERDTAKRIRTLTAGIGADVAIECAGRAESIRTAWSSTRRGGRTTVVGIGGQEERVSFSALELFYFGRTLSGCVYGNSDPARDLPAIAAHVRTGELDLGGLVTARIGLDGIPAAFDAMLAGRGGRALVLF; translated from the coding sequence ATGACCCGCGCCGCCGTCCTGCCCGCGATCGGCTCCCCGCTCGAACTCGCCGACATCGACCTCCCCGCCCCGGGCGCCGGACACGTGCGCGTCCGGCTCGCCGCCGCCGGCGTCTGCCACTCCGACCTCTCCCTCGCCAACGGCACGCTGCGCCAGCCCGTACCCGCGGTGCTCGGCCACGAGGGCGCCGGCACCGTCGTCGCGGTCGGCGAGGGCGTCACCGGCGTGGCCGTGGGCGACGAGGTGGTGCTCAACTGGGCACCGTCCTGCGGCGCGTGCCACTACTGCGGGCTCGGCGAGCCGTGGCTCTGCGCCGCCGCGGGCGCCGCCGCGGCCGAGCCGTACGCCACCCGCGACGGCGCCGGCCTCTACCCGGGCCTGGGCACCGCCGCCTTCGCCGAGGAGACCGTCGTGCCCGCCCGCGCCGTACTGCCCCTGCCCGCCGGGGTACCGCTGGCCGACGCCGCGCTCCTCGGCTGCGCCGTCCTCACCGGCTGGGGCGCCGTGCACCACGCTGCCGCGGTACGGGCCGGGGAGTCGGTCGCCGTCTTCGGCGCCGGCGGCGTGGGGCTCGCCGTGCTCCAGGCCGCCCGGATCGCGGGCGCCGGGCCGCTCGTCGCGGTGGACGTGTCGCCGGCGAAGGAGGAACTGGCGCGCGCCGCCGGGGCCACCGACTTCGTCCTCGCCGCGCCGGGCGGGGAGCGCGACACCGCGAAGCGGATCCGTACGCTGACCGCAGGGATCGGCGCCGACGTGGCGATCGAGTGCGCCGGCCGGGCGGAGTCGATACGCACCGCCTGGTCCAGCACGCGGCGCGGCGGGCGGACGACGGTCGTCGGCATCGGCGGCCAGGAGGAGCGGGTGTCGTTCTCGGCGCTGGAGCTCTTCTACTTCGGCCGCACGCTTTCCGGTTGCGTCTACGGCAACAGCGACCCGGCCCGCGACCTGCCGGCCATCGCCGCGCACGTACGCACCGGGGAACTGGACCTGGGCGGGCTCGTCACCGCCCGCATCGGGCTCGACGGCATCCCGGCGGCGTTCGACGCGATGCTGGCGGGTCGCGGGGGCCGGGCGCTCGTGCTGTTCTGA
- a CDS encoding amidase, with translation MTDDTTADRQDGKAAGERGRGARRGDPGAGARAGTAATPAAHPPVHAFRDDALGAHDAVALAALVRDGEVGAGELARAAVERIRLVDPELHAVAVPAFDTYETDGAATGPLAGVPTLLKDNTDYGGLPTGHGSAAFTPHPAPRHAPFTRQFLSTGMTFLGKTRLPEFGFNASTEYEDGEPVRNPWHTSYSPGGSSGGSAALVASGAVPIAHANDGGGSIRIPAACCGLVGLKPTRGRVVANETGRRLPIDMVGDGVLSRSVRDTAAFLAAAERHWRNPRMPPLGLVEGPGTRRLRIGLVAESPTGAPTDAATRAAVAAVATALAGQGHTVETYALPLDGRFEQDFIAYWGMLAFLAGAGGRFVYDRHFDARRMDGLSKGLRSTYVRRMHTTPAFLRRLRRAADEAYDAALTRYDVLLSPVLAHTTPRLGHLSPNVPYEELLNRLRAYVAFTPINNINGGPAISLPAPATEPAPADGLPVGVMLSAAHGDERTLLELAFALEADLPWRRIQDA, from the coding sequence ATGACCGACGACACGACGGCGGACCGGCAGGACGGCAAGGCGGCCGGCGAGCGCGGCCGCGGGGCGCGGCGCGGAGACCCGGGCGCGGGAGCGCGTGCGGGCACGGCGGCGACGCCCGCGGCCCACCCGCCCGTGCACGCCTTCCGGGACGACGCCCTCGGCGCGCACGACGCCGTCGCCCTCGCCGCGCTCGTCCGCGACGGCGAGGTCGGTGCCGGGGAGCTGGCCCGGGCCGCGGTGGAGCGGATCCGGCTCGTCGACCCCGAGTTGCACGCCGTCGCCGTCCCGGCCTTCGACACGTACGAGACGGACGGCGCGGCCACGGGACCGCTCGCGGGCGTACCCACGCTGCTCAAGGACAACACCGACTACGGCGGTCTCCCCACCGGCCACGGCAGTGCGGCCTTCACCCCGCACCCCGCGCCGCGGCACGCGCCGTTCACGCGCCAGTTCCTCAGCACCGGCATGACGTTCCTCGGCAAGACCCGGCTGCCGGAGTTCGGCTTCAACGCCAGCACGGAGTACGAGGACGGCGAGCCGGTCCGCAACCCCTGGCACACCTCGTACTCCCCCGGCGGCTCGTCGGGCGGCAGTGCCGCGCTCGTCGCCTCCGGCGCCGTGCCGATCGCGCACGCCAACGACGGCGGCGGCTCCATCCGCATCCCCGCCGCGTGCTGCGGGCTCGTCGGCCTCAAGCCGACCCGGGGCCGGGTCGTCGCCAACGAGACGGGCCGCAGGCTGCCCATCGACATGGTGGGCGACGGGGTGCTGAGCCGCTCCGTGCGCGACACCGCGGCGTTCCTCGCCGCGGCCGAACGGCACTGGCGCAACCCGCGCATGCCCCCGCTGGGCCTGGTCGAGGGCCCGGGGACGCGCCGGCTGCGGATCGGCCTGGTGGCCGAGTCGCCGACCGGCGCGCCGACGGACGCGGCCACGCGCGCGGCCGTGGCGGCGGTCGCCACCGCGCTGGCGGGGCAGGGGCACACGGTCGAGACCTACGCGCTGCCGCTCGACGGCCGCTTCGAGCAGGACTTCATCGCGTACTGGGGGATGCTCGCGTTCCTCGCCGGCGCGGGCGGCCGGTTCGTGTACGACCGGCATTTCGACGCGCGCCGGATGGACGGCCTGAGCAAGGGCCTGCGGTCGACGTACGTGCGCCGCATGCACACCACCCCGGCGTTCCTGCGCCGACTGCGCCGCGCGGCGGACGAGGCGTACGACGCGGCGCTCACGCGCTACGACGTGCTGCTGTCCCCGGTGCTGGCGCACACCACCCCGCGCCTGGGCCACCTGTCGCCGAACGTCCCGTACGAGGAACTGCTGAACCGCCTGCGCGCGTACGTGGCGTTCACCCCCATCAACAACATCAACGGCGGCCCCGCGATCTCCCTCCCCGCCCCCGCCACCGAACCGGCACCGGCGGACGGTCTGCCGGTGGGCGTGATGCTCTCGGCGGCCCACGGCGACGAACGCACCCTGCTGGAACTGGCCTTCGCCCTCGAGGCCGACCTGCCCTGGCGCCGCATCCAGGACGCCTGA
- a CDS encoding class F sortase, with amino-acid sequence MRSSTAGARLSAAAVGAAAVAAAVLSALPVWSLWPTGAPVPPDFGDRPGPREPAAVPSSAAWERGPGTAEDGAGPVPEPTALRVPEVSLHTRVRDVGVEDDGTVEVPANTGQSGWYRYGPAPGASAGSAVLVGHVDDRTGDLGAFAKLYEVRKGDEVTVAREDAPPVQYEVAAREVVDKDRLPVEVFRRHGRPVLTLVTCAPPYDPARGGYQRSLLVYAVPVQERG; translated from the coding sequence ATGCGTTCCTCCACCGCGGGCGCGCGCCTCTCCGCGGCGGCCGTCGGGGCCGCCGCGGTGGCCGCCGCCGTCCTGTCGGCGCTGCCGGTCTGGTCCCTGTGGCCGACCGGTGCCCCGGTGCCGCCGGACTTCGGCGACCGGCCGGGGCCCCGGGAGCCCGCGGCCGTCCCCTCGTCGGCGGCCTGGGAAAGGGGACCCGGCACGGCGGAGGACGGGGCCGGCCCTGTACCCGAGCCGACGGCGCTGCGCGTACCAGAGGTCTCGCTGCACACCCGGGTGAGGGACGTCGGCGTCGAGGACGACGGCACGGTGGAGGTCCCCGCCAACACGGGACAGTCCGGCTGGTACCGCTACGGCCCCGCGCCGGGTGCCTCCGCCGGGTCCGCCGTCCTCGTCGGCCATGTGGACGACCGCACCGGCGACCTGGGCGCTTTCGCCAAGCTGTACGAGGTCAGGAAGGGCGACGAGGTCACCGTCGCCCGCGAGGACGCGCCTCCCGTGCAGTACGAGGTGGCGGCCCGCGAAGTGGTCGACAAGGACAGGCTCCCCGTCGAGGTGTTCCGGCGCCACGGGCGGCCGGTCCTGACCCTGGTCACCTGCGCGCCCCCTTACGATCCCGCGCGCGGCGGCTATCAGCGGAGCCTGCTGGTATACGCCGTCCCCGTCCAGGAGCGCGGCTAA
- a CDS encoding GNAT family N-acetyltransferase yields the protein MVFGKRVKLRAFEPAEADALWRWNHDPDVMRWMDDGYAASLARVRRNLEERAPNAYGDVLYAVEVLADGALIGLVRLRDAEPETGLAALDVYLGEKEYWGRGYATDAVHALCRFGFEDMRLHKISLTVVTENHAAISVYKKVGFVEEGRLRSVFRRDGRWYDQFTMGLLEGELVDGRP from the coding sequence ATGGTCTTCGGAAAGCGGGTGAAGCTGCGGGCGTTCGAGCCCGCTGAGGCGGACGCGCTGTGGCGGTGGAACCACGACCCCGACGTGATGCGCTGGATGGACGACGGCTACGCCGCGTCGCTGGCGCGGGTCCGCCGGAACCTGGAGGAGCGCGCCCCGAACGCGTACGGAGACGTGCTGTACGCGGTCGAGGTGCTGGCCGACGGCGCGCTGATCGGCCTCGTCCGGCTGCGCGACGCCGAGCCGGAGACGGGTCTGGCCGCGCTGGACGTCTACCTCGGCGAGAAGGAGTACTGGGGTCGCGGCTACGCCACCGACGCGGTGCACGCGCTCTGCCGCTTCGGCTTCGAGGACATGCGGCTGCACAAGATCTCGCTGACGGTGGTGACCGAGAACCACGCGGCGATCAGCGTCTACAAGAAGGTGGGCTTCGTGGAGGAGGGTCGGCTGCGGTCCGTGTTCCGGCGGGACGGGCGCTGGTACGACCAGTTCACGATGGGGCTGCTGGAAGGCGAATTGGTCGACGGCCGTCCCTAG